The DNA segment CCACGGGTTGTCCGGTGCTTTCGGTCCGTAGAGCAGGCTCCAGGCGAAGTTCCCGAACATGATCAGGAACGAGAACCCGAAGACGTACGCGCCGACCGTGGCCGTCTGCTGCCAGAGCAGGTCGCCAGCCTGGTAGTGGAAGACACGTCGGGGCGTCTCCCAGGCGAGGAACATCGGGAAGTAGAGCAGGTTGAACCCGATGAAGTACGCCGCGAAGTGGAGTTTCCCGGTGAACTCGTGATACATCCGTCCGGTGATCTTCGGCCACCAGTAGTAGATGCCGCCGACGAGGGCGGTGACGCCGGAGACCATCACGTAGTGGAAGTGAGCGACGACCCAGTACGTGCCGCGGAACTCGTAGTCCAGGACGACGGCGCCGAGGAAGACCCCGGTGATACCGCCGAGGATGAACAGGACGAGCGCACCGAGGCTGAAGAGGAACGGCGTCGTAAAGCGGACGCGTCCCTTGACCATCGTGTAGATCAGTGCGAAGACCATCAGGTCGAACGGTAACGAGATTCCGATGGTCGTCGCCATGTAGAGGGTCTTGATCTCCAGGTTGATCGTCGTCAGGAACATGTGGTGCATCCAGACCAGGAAGGACTGGACGGCCACGAGGACCATCGCGATGATGACCCACTTGCGCCCGACGAGTCGTCGACCGGTGAAGGTCTGGAACGTCTCGAACATGAGTCCGAGTGCTGGGAAGAAGACGATGTACACCTCCGGGTGGCCGAAGAACCAGAAGAGGTGTGCCCAGAGTAGCGAGGCCCCCTGATCGGTCGCGAAGTACTGCGTCAGGAAGACGCGATCGATCGAGAGCAAGAGCAGCGCCGCGAGCAGCGCTGCGAACGCGAACAGCATCATCCAGACGGTGAGCAGCCACGACCAGGTGAACAGTGGCATGTTCCAGAGGCCGAGGCCCTCCGCGCGCATCCGGTGGATGGTCGTCATGAAGTTGACCGTCCCCATCGTGATCGACATGACGAACATCATCAGTGCGATGATGGTCATATTCGATCCGGCAGTCGCCTCCATAGCCGTCGTGAACGATGGCACGTTGAGCGGCGCGTAGATCGTCCACCCGCCGCCGAACGCGCCGCCCTGGAAGAACGCGAGGATGAAGAGGATCCCCGAGAACAGGTAGAACCAGTAGCTGAGCGCGTTCAGCCGTGGGAACGCGAGGTCGTCGGCCCCGATCTGTAGCGGGACGATGTAGTTCGCAAAGCCGGTCGCGAACGGCGAGAGGAACCAGAATACCATGATGAGTCCGTGCGAGGTGACGGACTGGTTGAACTCGGCCCCGCTCAGGAGTCCCGTTCCGCCCGACTCCCAGAGGTGCGCCCGGAAGATGAGCGCGAAGAGTCCCCCGAGGAGGAGGAAGAACATCGCCGTCGCCATGTAGAGGACGCCGACGTCCTTGTGGTTGGTCGTCACGAGCCAGCGCTTGAGAGATCTGCGCGGTGGGAGGTCACTCATCAGTTGTCACCACCTGACTCGTTGTTCCCACCGTCGTCGGTCGTGCTCTCGTTTCCATTCGAGCCGTCAGTGTTTCCGCCATCGCTGGTACTTTCGTTGTTTCCACCATCGGTACCGTCACCATTTCCACCGTCGTCGCTCTCCTGGGCGGCCATGTACTCCTCGAACTCGGCCGGCGTGGAGTCGACCGACAGGTCTCCGTTCTGGATGGCGCCGAACAGGTCGCCGGTCGCCTGCGATTCAATCGCAGTGGTGTATAGGTCTTCGGAGACGACGATCAAGTCGTGGTTCATGCCGCTGTGGCCCCTCCCACAGAGTTCGTAACACTGGACACCGGTGTCGTAGTAGCCCGGTTCCTCGGCTTCGAACCACGTGTGTGAGTTCTCCCCGGGAATCGCGTCGGCTTTCACCCGGAACTCGGAGATGCCGAAGGTGTGCCAGACGTCCCTACTCGTCGCGTTTACGGAGACCGGAACGTCGGCCGGAACGACGAGTTGGTCGAACTCGTTCTCGACGGTGTTCCCCTGGTACTCGTGATTGTAACTGAAGGAGAACGCGCTCGCGTACACCTGGAGATCGACGTACTCGTCGACCTCTTCTTGATTTTGCACTTGTACGTCGCCTCCCTGTCCGATGCCGCCCGGGCCCTGTTCGACGAACAGCAGCATTCCGTACGTCCAGATGATCAGCGAGAGGACGATGATCGCCGAGAGGCCGAACGAGAGGAAGAGTTTCTTGCCGCCCTTTCCACCGACCGGTAGTTCCCCGACCGTCGGCCGACTGTCGGCCTTCGGATCTGCGACGCCGTCTTCGTCCTTGTAAGCGTACGCGTTGTACATAATGTACAGGACGACGACGATGCCGACCAGCGTGCCGAGCCCCAGGAAGACCTGGAAGATCAACTCGAACACATCAGCCTGCGTCATCTCCTGCGTCGGGGTCAGTAGTGCTGGATAGATTGTGTTCACCTCGATTGGATCGTTATCGGACGATGTCGTCCGTGTCTACTTATCTATTGGGACTTCACGCGGGCGGTCTTCCGACCGGCGCGCTCGGATACACGGATCGCCCGCTCTGTGAACGTCTGTTGGAGGGCCCGCTCTTTGTTCTGTCGTTCTCGGTCCGAGGGCCTGGCCCCGGTTTCGATGGTAATCTACCATTTCACGGTCGGACGTACGGCCCGGCGATGGGATCGCCGATCTTTCTTTAAGCATTTATGCGGGGCCGGTGAACCGCCTCTATGGACCACCCACGGATTCTCATCATGGGCGCACCGGGTGCCGGCAAAGGGACACAGAGTGCGAACATCACCGACGCGTTCGACGTCGAGCACGTTACGACAGGTGACGCGCTGCGTTCGAACGACGACATGGACATCTCGGACCTCGGTCTCGAGTACGACACGCCACGCGCGTACATGGATCGCGGCGAACTGGTTCCGGACGAGGTCGTCAACGCCATCGTGGAGAAAGCGCTTGCGGACGCTGCTGGCTTCGTTCTCGACGGCTATCCGCGAAATATGGACCAGGCGAGCGAACTCGAGGACATGACCGAACTCGATGTCGTCCTCTCGCTCGAGGTGAGCGAGGACGAGTTGATCGACCGACTCACCGGCCGGCGGGTCTGTGCGGATTGTGGTGCGAATTACCACGTCGACTTCGATCCGCCGGAAACCGACGGCGTCTGTGACGAGTGCGGCGGCGACCTGATCCAGCGCGACGACGACACCGAGGAGACGGTCACGGATCGATTGCGCGTGTACCACGAGAATACCGAACCGGTGATCGAGTATTACGCCGAACAGGGACGTCTAGAGCGCATCGACGGCGAGCAGACAGCGGACGCGGTGTGGGACGACATCAGGGAGACGATCGAACGGGCCGCGTGAACGCGGCCACCACGGGCTCTTGCAGTGTCGGGTCGTTCTGCGGCGTGTCGATCGAAGGGGGACAGTGGATACGGGGTAGCCTCAGAACCTCAGTCGTCGATGGTCACCGTCGTCGTCCGGACCTCGATCGCGAACTCGTTCGACCAGTCGGCCGTGGATTCGAAGGAGTTGACCGATAATGCGGTCATATTCCGCTCCTGGACGTCCTCTCCGATATTTCTGAAGAGTTCGTTGAGTTCACTCGCGTTGGAGACGTGGGTGTAGTTCCCACCGGTGATGTCGGCGATGTCCATCAGGAGCTCTTCGTCGATGTCTCGCTCGTCGCCGAGTCCAACAGTGTATATCGTCACGTTGTCCGTGGCGGCGTCGCCCGCGAGTTCCCGGGTTTCGCTTCCGTCCTCGTCGCGGCCGTCGTTTCGTCCGTCGGTCAAGACGATCATGATCTTCTCAGAGTCGTCCGTCGGATCGTAGTACTCGAGTGCTTCGTCGATTCCCGCGCCGATGTACGTGCCACCGTTCGCGTTCGCCTCCAGGGACTCGTTGAAGTCGTCGAAGTTCGAGTGGGTATAGAGCCGATCGGTCAATGGGGACGCGTATCGGTTGAACTCGACTGCTCCGGCTTTATCACCCGGTTTCATCTGCCCGACGAACGCTCTCGTGGCGTCGATTCGTTGTCCGGACGGGTCGTTCTGCGTAGAGATGTACACGAACTGTCTATCACAGCTATGACAACCCACCCTCGTCTCGTCTCCGGGTTCGATCACGCCGGACTCACCGGGTTCGACCGTCCTCACTCCACCCGACCCTCTCACGTCTACCGAGAATCGCTCGCTCGGATGGACCCTGAAACGTCCGGTAAACGAGGGTTCGATCCAATTCCGACCGACGTATTCGTACTGGTACAGTTCCATCGACCCCGACCGATCTAGCGCGAACATGACGTCGACCGGTTTCCGTTCGCCGGGGTGTGGGATCTCGAGGCCGCGATTCGCCTGCGGAATCGGCACGTCGGTCCGGAGCGTCCTGTCGAAGTGGACGGTGGCGTCACCCCCGATATCGGTCTCGCCGCCGACGACGGCACCGTAGATCTCCGCGTCTTCTTCGATCGTCACCTCGCTTCCGGGCGCGTAGAGGACGCCGTGGAACTTACCCTCGATTTTGATCGTTGCGTCTTCCGTCCCGTACACCCAGAGGCTGCGCGCGCGTTCGTCGTCGATGGTGACGTCCGTCAGGGTAATCGGTCCGTCGACGTAGACGTGCGCCTGTCCGTCCCCCGTGACGGTGACGCCGTCGAAATTGGCACCGTTCGAAGCGCCGATGTGAATCGTCCCGCCACTCGTGTCTATCGTATCGATCTGCCCGGCACCGATCCGTCCGTTCCCGTTCGGGCGGTACAGCGCGGTCGACTCTCCCGACGGTACCGAGAGCGGATCGTCGATCCGGGTGGGGTTTTGCTGGTCGATGGTTGTGATCGCTCTGGAGATGTTGGCGTCGATGGACGGGATCGGCGCGAACGTAGTGTCCAGCTTCGCTCCGTACACGTCGGCAGGATACGTCCCGGTGACGTTGTAGAGGGGCGTCCCCGTCTGGGTGTCGTCGCCGAACGAGGAGACGTCGAACGCCGTGGCGTACCCGACCGTGGTGACGTCCGCGCCGGGCACACCGGTGAGTTGTC comes from the Halovivax cerinus genome and includes:
- a CDS encoding cbb3-type cytochrome c oxidase subunit I, coding for MSDLPPRRSLKRWLVTTNHKDVGVLYMATAMFFLLLGGLFALIFRAHLWESGGTGLLSGAEFNQSVTSHGLIMVFWFLSPFATGFANYIVPLQIGADDLAFPRLNALSYWFYLFSGILFILAFFQGGAFGGGWTIYAPLNVPSFTTAMEATAGSNMTIIALMMFVMSITMGTVNFMTTIHRMRAEGLGLWNMPLFTWSWLLTVWMMLFAFAALLAALLLLSIDRVFLTQYFATDQGASLLWAHLFWFFGHPEVYIVFFPALGLMFETFQTFTGRRLVGRKWVIIAMVLVAVQSFLVWMHHMFLTTINLEIKTLYMATTIGISLPFDLMVFALIYTMVKGRVRFTTPFLFSLGALVLFILGGITGVFLGAVVLDYEFRGTYWVVAHFHYVMVSGVTALVGGIYYWWPKITGRMYHEFTGKLHFAAYFIGFNLLYFPMFLAWETPRRVFHYQAGDLLWQQTATVGAYVFGFSFLIMFGNFAWSLLYGPKAPDNPWKFSRTAEWAIPSPPPLDNWPGRPTYRSGQLEFVDDSTETATDGGADDTTVATDGGAVADGTIDADHGSTETGHDDEHVDHASIWPFMIGLSTFVMFAGLSGLDTVIVDLLSDAYINNLDPAVVPAPSVEEFVANTAEFRPAYVVAFIAGLGLLLASLFKMGTEPFEAPTVEVAERWPFEGIDTTKFGVWVFLASDVIVFGAAIGAYVFMRLWSGWGSFHTIPNHTWPGLLNTYVLLTSSFTVILALVMAERSNKKGLMATLGATIVLGIGFLGIKSWEWAGKFADGDYWFSGLEYSLYYVTTGLHALHVIMGLLIGGFMLWRVYTVDAYLKDGRHLEYFGLYWHFVDIVWVILFPLFYLL
- a CDS encoding copper oxidase; this encodes MTQADVFELIFQVFLGLGTLVGIVVVLYIMYNAYAYKDEDGVADPKADSRPTVGELPVGGKGGKKLFLSFGLSAIIVLSLIIWTYGMLLFVEQGPGGIGQGGDVQVQNQEEVDEYVDLQVYASAFSFSYNHEYQGNTVENEFDQLVVPADVPVSVNATSRDVWHTFGISEFRVKADAIPGENSHTWFEAEEPGYYDTGVQCYELCGRGHSGMNHDLIVVSEDLYTTAIESQATGDLFGAIQNGDLSVDSTPAEFEEYMAAQESDDGGNGDGTDGGNNESTSDGGNTDGSNGNESTTDDGGNNESGGDN
- a CDS encoding adenylate kinase gives rise to the protein MDHPRILIMGAPGAGKGTQSANITDAFDVEHVTTGDALRSNDDMDISDLGLEYDTPRAYMDRGELVPDEVVNAIVEKALADAAGFVLDGYPRNMDQASELEDMTELDVVLSLEVSEDELIDRLTGRRVCADCGANYHVDFDPPETDGVCDECGGDLIQRDDDTEETVTDRLRVYHENTEPVIEYYAEQGRLERIDGEQTADAVWDDIRETIERAA
- a CDS encoding vWA domain-containing protein, translated to MIDTLNTDSSMNSGGERLGAGDEGGNQPASGQERGVSPTVGIILLFGMVLIGASVVALAGMALVDDLQTSTSDEQGEQVLRQVDHDIASEKGAIELLNDGGYNITDEGRINVSVTTWSGTRCTLLNESMGTLRSQRSDGSTIAHQAGGLFQKTDSGSRVLSGPDIRYYTTEAGGEEVNGVQLSLTDLQGTAGSGTHRASYERASSDACTDEVNEATEIELTVDGSPYHQGWAQFFNSTFGDTHVTYDGSQQKVTATASLGAAQPFESFIDLDPTIYGGLYAEETGPIGDRLTVDRYDGSVGWDGTDPDNITEDLFITNESLALEGTGTVDGVPVANGQLTGVPGADVTTVGYATAFDVSSFGDDTQTGTPLYNVTGTYPADVYGAKLDTTFAPIPSIDANISRAITTIDQQNPTRIDDPLSVPSGESTALYRPNGNGRIGAGQIDTIDTSGGTIHIGASNGANFDGVTVTGDGQAHVYVDGPITLTDVTIDDERARSLWVYGTEDATIKIEGKFHGVLYAPGSEVTIEEDAEIYGAVVGGETDIGGDATVHFDRTLRTDVPIPQANRGLEIPHPGERKPVDVMFALDRSGSMELYQYEYVGRNWIEPSFTGRFRVHPSERFSVDVRGSGGVRTVEPGESGVIEPGDETRVGCHSCDRQFVYISTQNDPSGQRIDATRAFVGQMKPGDKAGAVEFNRYASPLTDRLYTHSNFDDFNESLEANANGGTYIGAGIDEALEYYDPTDDSEKIMIVLTDGRNDGRDEDGSETRELAGDAATDNVTIYTVGLGDERDIDEELLMDIADITGGNYTHVSNASELNELFRNIGEDVQERNMTALSVNSFESTADWSNEFAIEVRTTTVTIDD